From a region of the Plasmodium gaboni strain SY75 chromosome Unknown, whole genome shotgun sequence genome:
- a CDS encoding exported protein (hyp15), whose amino-acid sequence MNFCSFIFFLFIVILSVLHAAKENNHKKDLYEHGNKNSYSSSNKRTTSVKCAIKEPEYHEFSKDDKVHDNFVKYNKGENQNNLDKGKSDKKYSKNKLNNKNSEDISESVKSGEPCDYKNNMMKECNVTSSSKPIMKKTSRMTRFKNKLYKMISERNKFWRVISGIIAVLGQYAIICDIIMFIAAILGSGATTAFIAAGGIYMVIILFIILIIVLVWFLVTWLWSHKDVYYETHEE is encoded by the exons ATGAatttttgttcatttattttttttttatttattgtaaTATTAAGTGTATTACATGCAGCAAAAGAG aATAACCACAAAAAGGATTTATATGAACATggtaataaaaatagttATAGTTCTTCTAATAAGAGAACTACAAGTGTAAAATGTGCTATAAAAGAACCAGAATATCATGAATTCTCAAAAGATGATAAGGTACATGATaattttgtaaaatataataaaggAGAAAACCAAAATAATTTGGATAAAGGAAAAagtgataaaaaatattcaaaaaataaattaaataataagaattCAGAAGATATATCTGAATCGGTTAAAAGTGGAGAACCGTGtgattataaaaataatatgatgaaGGAATGTAATGTAACTTCTTCATCAAAACctataatgaaaaaaacTAGTAGGATGACTAGATTTAagaataaattatataaaatgatttcagaaagaaataaattttgGAGAGTTATTTCAGGAATTATTGCAGTTTTGGGACAATATGCTATAATTTgtgatattattatgtttatagCAGCTATTCTGGGTTCAGGGGCTACAACGGCATTTATTGCAGCTGGAGGTATTTATATGGTTATTATActattcataatattaataattgTATTAGTTTGGTTTCTCGTTACATGGTTGTGGTCACATAAAGATGTGTATTATGAAACACATGAGgaataa